A region of Cheilinus undulatus linkage group 10, ASM1832078v1, whole genome shotgun sequence DNA encodes the following proteins:
- the sfxn1 gene encoding sideroflexin-1, with protein sequence MAAELSTSINIKEPRWDQSTFIGRAKHFFTVTDPRNVLLTNEQLDHAHKVITDYRQGIVSPGLTEDELWRAKYIFDSAFHPDTGEKMILIGRMSAQVPMNMTITGCMMTFYKTTPAVLFWQWINQSFNAIVNYTNRSGDAPITVSQLGTAYVSATTGAVATALGLNALTKHISPLIGRFVPFAAVAAANCINIPLMRQRELKHGIPVTDENDNRLGESTKAAQQAISQVVVSRILMASPGMAIPPFLMNHLEKKAFLKKFPWMSAPIQVSLVGFCLVFATPLCCALFPQKSSMSVSRLEPELQEKIRANHPGVERVYFNKGL encoded by the exons ATGGCAGCAGAGCTCTCCACTTCCATAAACATTAAGGAGCCCCGGTGGGACCAGAGCACATTCATAGGCCGGGCTAAACATTTCTTCACCGTCACAGACCCGAGGAACGTCCTCCTCACCAATGAACAACTAGATCATGCACACAAAGTCATCACTGACTACAG ACAAGGAATAGTCTCCCCAGGTTTGACAGAAGATGAACTGTGGAGGGCCAAATATATTTTTGACTCAGCTTTCCATCCTGACACGGGGGAGAAAATGATCCTGATCGGCCGCATGTCGGCGCAGGTTCCCATGAACATGACTATCACTGGCTGCATGATGACGTTTTACAA GACGACTCCAGCTGTGTTGTTCTGGCAGTGGATCAATCAGTCTTTCAACGCAATAGTGAATTATACCAATAGGAGTGGTGATGCTCCGATCACAGTCAG CCAGCTCGGCACGGCTTATGTGTCTGCCACCACAGGAGCAGTTGCCACGGCTCTTGGACTAAATGCACTAACAAAG CACATCTCTCCACTGATTGGACGGTTCGTCCCATtcgctgctgttgctgctgctaaCTGTATCAACATCCCTCTGATGAGACAAAG AGAACTTAAACACGGCATCCCTGTAACAGACGAGAATGATAACAGGTTAGGAGAGTCGACAAAAGCTGCACAGCAAGCTATCTCTCAGGTCGTGGTGTCCAGAATCCTCATGGCTTCTCCAGGAATGG CCATCCCTCCATTTTTAATGAACCATTTGGAGAAGAAGGCCTTTCTGAAG AAGTTCCCATGGATGAGTGCACCTATTCAAGTCAGCCTGGTGGGATTCTG CCTGGTGTTTGCCACTCCACTGTGCTGTGCATTGTTCCCTCAGAAGAG CTCCATGTCAGTCAGCCGCTTGGAGCCGGAGCTGCAGGAGAAGATCCGAGCCAACCACCCGGGAGTGGAGAGGGTCTACTTCAACAAAGGGCTATGA